From the genome of Gorilla gorilla gorilla isolate KB3781 chromosome 4, NHGRI_mGorGor1-v2.1_pri, whole genome shotgun sequence, one region includes:
- the KIAA0825 gene encoding uncharacterized protein KIAA0825 homolog isoform X5 yields MDWDDEYSHNSFDLHCLLNSFPGDLEFEQIFSDIDEKIEQNAASIEHCIKEIQSEINKQCPGVQLQTTTDCFEWLTNYNYSTSESSFISHGDLIKFLKTLQDLLKNEQNQEEMTLDLLWDLSCHSSVSFPSTLSGTSFHFLSRTSLHSVEDNSSMDVKSMWDDIRLHLRRFLVSKLQSHNEINNSQQKILLKKQCLQQLLFLYPESEVIIKYQNIQNKLLANLLRNCFPSYNRDSNLDVIAHGYQSTMLKLYSIIKEDFNTLCEILAPSSMVKFIKETYLDTVTEEMAKFLENFCELQFRENAVRVVKTSKSSSKHRGAVHALG; encoded by the exons ATGGATTGGGATGATGAATATTCTCATAATTCTTTTGACCTGCATTGTTTGTTAAACTCATTTCCTGGAGACTTGGAGTTTGAGCAGATCTTCAGTGACATTGATGAAAAGATTGAACAAAATGCTGCAAG CATAGAACATTGCATTAAAGAGATACAGTCCGAAATTAACAAACAATGTCCAGGTGTGCAGCTGCAAACAACAACTGACTGCTTTGAATGGCTAACTAACTATAATTACAGTACATCTGAATCATCTTTCATTTCTCATGGAGACTTgataaaatttctcaaaacactg CAAGATTTGTTGAAGAATGaacaaaatcaagaagaaatgacATTGGATTTACTTTGGGACCTCTCCTGCCACAGCAGCGTTTCATTCCCATCAACCCTAAGTGGAACATCTTTCCATTTCCTCTCTAGGacgtctcttcattctgttgaagATAATTCCTCTATGGATGTCAAGTCTATGTGGGATGATATAAGACTGCATCTTCGACGCTTCTTAGTGAGCAAATTACAAAGCCAtaatgaaataaacaattcacagcaaaaaattttattgaaaaagcaGTGCTTACAACAACTCTTGTTTCTTTATCCAGAATCAGAAGTTATAATCAAATACCAAAACATACAGAATAAACTGTTGGCTAATCTTCTGCGGAACTGCTTTCCTTCTTACAACAGAGATTCAAATTTAGATGTAATAGCTCATGGATATCAAAGTACAATGCTTAAGTTATACTCAATAATAAAAGAGGATTTTAACACACTATGTGAAATTTTAGCTCCATCTTCAATGGTGAAATTCATTAAAGAAACTTACCTGGATACTGTTACAGAAGAAATGGCaaaatttcttgaaaatttttGTGAGCTGCAGTTCAGAGAAAATGCTGTTCGTGTGGTTAAAACAAGCAAGAGCTCCAGCAAGCATAGAGGAGCAGTGCATGCTTTGGGTTag
- the KIAA0825 gene encoding uncharacterized protein KIAA0825 homolog isoform X6 encodes MSHHAWPMITSFLSIEHCIKEIQSEINKQCPGVQLQTTTDCFEWLTNYNYSTSESSFISHGDLIKFLKTLQDLLKNEQNQEEMTLDLLWDLSCHSSVSFPSTLSGTSFHFLSRTSLHSVEDNSSMDVKSMWDDIRLHLRRFLVSKLQSHNEINNSQQKILLKKQCLQQLLFLYPESEVIIKYQNIQNKLLANLLRNCFPSYNRDSNLDVIAHGYQSTMLKLYSIIKEDFNTLCEILAPSSMVKFIKETYLDTVTEEMAKFLENFCELQFRENAVRVVKTSKSSSKHRGAVHALG; translated from the exons atgagccaccatgcttggcctatgATTACAAGCTTTCTAAG CATAGAACATTGCATTAAAGAGATACAGTCCGAAATTAACAAACAATGTCCAGGTGTGCAGCTGCAAACAACAACTGACTGCTTTGAATGGCTAACTAACTATAATTACAGTACATCTGAATCATCTTTCATTTCTCATGGAGACTTgataaaatttctcaaaacactg CAAGATTTGTTGAAGAATGaacaaaatcaagaagaaatgacATTGGATTTACTTTGGGACCTCTCCTGCCACAGCAGCGTTTCATTCCCATCAACCCTAAGTGGAACATCTTTCCATTTCCTCTCTAGGacgtctcttcattctgttgaagATAATTCCTCTATGGATGTCAAGTCTATGTGGGATGATATAAGACTGCATCTTCGACGCTTCTTAGTGAGCAAATTACAAAGCCAtaatgaaataaacaattcacagcaaaaaattttattgaaaaagcaGTGCTTACAACAACTCTTGTTTCTTTATCCAGAATCAGAAGTTATAATCAAATACCAAAACATACAGAATAAACTGTTGGCTAATCTTCTGCGGAACTGCTTTCCTTCTTACAACAGAGATTCAAATTTAGATGTAATAGCTCATGGATATCAAAGTACAATGCTTAAGTTATACTCAATAATAAAAGAGGATTTTAACACACTATGTGAAATTTTAGCTCCATCTTCAATGGTGAAATTCATTAAAGAAACTTACCTGGATACTGTTACAGAAGAAATGGCaaaatttcttgaaaatttttGTGAGCTGCAGTTCAGAGAAAATGCTGTTCGTGTGGTTAAAACAAGCAAGAGCTCCAGCAAGCATAGAGGAGCAGTGCATGCTTTGGGTTag